Proteins encoded by one window of Epinephelus moara isolate mb chromosome 18, YSFRI_EMoa_1.0, whole genome shotgun sequence:
- the alkbh7 gene encoding alpha-ketoglutarate-dependent dioxygenase alkB homolog 7, mitochondrial — protein sequence MKLLLAVLKRIHKPDIYVINRRCLSSGASSGLSPLRDEPLIVGSSPELVQRLGSQVEVRTGFITEEEEGAFMRELELGLKKKRYEYDHWDDAIHGYRETERVRWGAACEEVLNRVRSVAFPAGSSLLGPVHVLDLDKNGYIKPHVDSVKFCGSTIAGLSLLSDSIMRLVKEDATNEWLDLLLPRLSLYILRDDARYSFTHEILKDEESVFNGQRVPRLRRISVICRNLPG from the exons ATGAAACTGTTGCTCGCAGTTTTAAAACGAATCCATAAACCGGATATTTACGTCATTAACCGCCGCTGTCTGAGCTCCGGCGCCAGCAGCGGCCTGTCACCTCTCCGGGATGAGCCTCTCATCGTCGGGTCAAGCCCCGAGCTCGTGCAGAGACTCGGCTCACAGGTGGAGGTGAGGACGGGCTTCATcaccgaggaggaggagggagcttTTATGCGAGAGCTGGAGCTAGGCCTGAAGAAGAAGCGATATGAATACGACCACTGGGACGAT GCCATTCACGGGTACCGAGAGACGGAGCGTGTGAGGTGGGGGGCAGCATGTGAGGAGGTCCTGAATCGGGTCCGATCTGTAGCGTTTCCCGCGGGTAGTTCACTCCTCGGGCCTGTGCACGTTCTAGACCTGGACAAGAATGGCTACATCAAGCCTCACGTTGACAGTGTCAAG ttCTGCGGCAGCACCATTGCTGGGTTGAGTCTCCTGTCAGACAGTATTATGCGCCTAGTGAAGGAGGATGCCACCAACGAGTGGCTGGACCTGCTGCTGCCCCGACTCTCCCTCTACATACTGAG GGACGACGCCAGATACAGTTTCACCCATGAGATCCTGAAAGACGAGGAGTCAGTCTTCAACGGACAGAGAGTGCCTCGGCTGCGTCGCATCTCTGTCATCTGTCGGAACCTTCCAGGCTAG
- the LOC126405428 gene encoding GDP-L-fucose synthase-like, protein MGSEIKVGPMRVLVTGGSGLVGKAIEHVVQEEGGKLEGEEWIFLSSKDADLVDAGQTRAVFEKYRPTHVIHLAAKVGGLYLHMRENLHFLRDNIKINDNVLQTAHEMGVTKVVSCLSSCIFPDNTTYPINETMIHNGPPHDSNFGYSHAKRMIDVQNRAYFQQHGRRYTAVIPTNVFGPYDNFSIENGHVLSALINKTYKAKKEGTPVNVCGSGAPRRQFIYSLDLGRLIIWVLREYEETDPIILSVGEEDEISIKEAEDMIADSLDFKGKIHFDTTLSDGQMKKTASNAKLRRYLPDFTFTPLKEAIKLTCDWFVANYDNART, encoded by the exons ATGGGGTCTGAGATTAAAGTGGGGCCGATGCGTGTCCTGGTGACCGGTGGATCTGGGTTAGTGGGCAAAGCCATTGAGCATGTGGTGCAGGAGGAAGGTGGGAAACTGGAGGGAGAAGAGTGGATCTTCCTCTCTTCCAAGGATGCTGACCTTGT AGATGCTGGGCAGACCAGGGCTGTGTTTGAGAAGTACCGTCCCACTCATGTCATCCACCTGGCTGCGAAAGTCGGAGGACTGTATCTACACATGAGGGAGAACCTGCACTTTTTG AGGGACAACATCAAAATCAATGATAACGTGCTACAAACAGCCCACGAGATGGGCGTCACCAAGGTCGTGTCTTGCCTGTCCAGTTGTATTTTCCCTGACAATACCACATACCCCATCAATGAGACCATG ATACACAACGGACCGCCTCATGACTCCAACTTCGGATACTCGCATGCTAAAAGGATGATTGATGTTCagaacag ggCATACTTTCAGCAGCATGGTCGCCGTTACACAGCGGTCATCCCGACCAATGTGTTTGGACCCTATGACAACTTCAGCATAGAAAATGGTCACGTGCTGTCGGCACTCATTAACAAGACATACAAGGCCAAAA AGGAAGGGACTCCGGTGAATGTGTGTGGCTCCGGAGCTCCTAGGAGACAGTTTATCTACTCTCTG GATTTAGGTCGTCTCATCATTTGGGTCCTGAGAGAATATGAAGAAACTGACCCCATTATCCTCTCTG TGGGTGAAGAGGATGAAATCTCAATCAAAGAGGCCGAGGACATGATTGCAGACTCTCTGGACTTCAAAGGCAAAATACAC TTTGACACCACCCTGTCAGACGGCCAGATGAAAAAGACAGCCAGCAATGCCAAGCTAAGGCGCTACCTCCCTGACTTCACCTTTACACCCCTTAAAGAAG CTATAAAGCTGACCTGTGACTGGTTCGTGGCCAACTACGACAATGCCCGGACATGA
- the gtf2f1 gene encoding general transcription factor IIF subunit 1, with protein MTSLGSSSSSATEYIVRVPKNTSKKYNIMAFNAGDRVSCSTWTQARMERDMSARRIYGEEEAVEGAAGSEFGKKQREEARRKKFGIVTREFKVEDQPWILKVNGKAGKRFKGLKKGGVTENASYYIFTQCPDGAFEAFPVNGWYNFTPQAKHRTLTAEEAEEEWGRRNKVVNHFSIMLQRRLREQERGEEDEDENEKSGKKKKKGGGRGGDLRIHDLEDDLEMSSDDSDSSMGDDGESKTKMKKETGKGKGKKKKRKSNDKEALEDSDDGDYEGLEVDYMSDESSSDEEPEKGKPSKGEDLPKGIDEASESEEESEEEKQNEEETKEEEEEEEGKKTPVQMEKKKKKDSSGESESSDDSDIEGETASALFMKKRTPPKRGGRGSAGSSRTGSRPGTPSIDSASTSNTLRAAASKLEQGKRQTQGPSTDSPAAKRLKLEPSSQSPAPSGKSTPQPASGKSTPSSSDVQLTEEAVRRYLIRKPMTTKDLLKKFQTKRTGLSSEQTVNVLAQILKRLNPERKNVNDKMHFYLTE; from the exons ATGACGTCACTG GGGAGCAGCAGTTCCTCAGCCACAGAATACATTGTGCGAGTCCCAAA AAACACCAGCAAGAAGTACAACATCATGGCTTTCAATGCAGGGGACCGAGTCAGCTGTTCAACCTGGACACAG GCTCGTATGGAAAGAGACATGAGTGCTCGGCGGATATatggggaggaggaggcggtGGAAGGCGCAGCTGGCAGTGAGTTTGGCAAAAAGCAGCGTGAAGAAGCGCGGCGGAAGAAGTTTGGTATCGTGACACGTGAGTTCAAAGTGGAGGACCAGCCCTGGATTCTCAAGGTCAATGGCAAGGCCGGCAAGAG GTTCAAAGGTCTGAAGAAAGGCGGTGTTACAGAAAATGCGTCCTACTACATCTTTACACAGTGTCCCGATGGAGCTTTTGAGGCTTTCCCCGTGAACGGCTGGTACAACTTTACACCGCAGGCCAAGCACCGAACTCTCACTGCTGAGGAGGCCGAGGAGGAGTGGGGccg GAGGAACAAGGTGGTGAATCATTTCAGCATCATGCTTCAGAGACGTCTGCGGGAGCAGGAGCGTGGcgaggaggatgaagatgagAACGAGAAGTCggggaagaagaaaaagaaagggggTGGGAGAGGAGGGGACCTGCGCATTCACGACCTGGAGGACGACCTGGAGATGAGCAGCGATGACAGTGACAGCAGTATGGGGGACG ATGGTGAGAGCAAGACGAAGATGAAGAAAGAGACGGGGAAAgggaaaggaaagaagaagaagagaaagagcaATGACAAAGAGGCCTTGGAGGACAGCGATGACGGTGACTACGAGGGTCTAGAGGTGGATTACATGTCAGATGAAAGCAG CTCAGATGAAGAACCAGAAAAGGGAAAGCCCAGCAAAGGAGAGGACCTCCCTAAAG GGATCGATGAAGCATCTGAAAGCGAGGAAgagagtgaggaggaaaaacagaatgaagaggaaacaaaagaggaggaagaagaagaggagggaaagaaaacCCCGGTCCAaatggaaaagaagaagaaaaaag ACAGCAGCGGCGAGTCGGAAAGCTCAGACGACAGTGACATCGAGGGAGAGACGGCCTCTGCTCTATTCATG aAAAAGCGCACGCCTCCTAAACGTGGAGGACGTGGCTCCGCAGGCAGCTCCAGGACAGGCAGTCGCCCCGGGACACCATCCATAGACTCTGCCTCCACCTCCAATACActccgtgctgctgccagcaagCTAGAGCAAG GTAAGAGACAGACTCAGGGTCCGAGCACCGACTCGCCAGCGGCCAAACGTCTGAAGTTGGAGCCCAGCAGTCAGAGTCCTGCTCCGTCTGGGAAGAGTACACCTCAACCGGCATCGGGCAAATCCACTCCGAGCTCAAG TGATGTGCAGCTAACAGAGGAGGCGGTCCGGCGCTACCTGATCCGTAAACCGATGACCACCAAGGACCTGCTGAAGAAGTTCCAGACCAAGCGCACAGGTTTGAGCAGCGAGCAGACTGTCAACGTGCTGGCGCAGATCCTGAAGCGCCTCAATCCGGAGCGCAAGAACGTAAACGACAAAATGCACTTTTACCTCACTGAATAA